GGGACCAGCAGACCGAGCGGCGTAAGCAGGCCGTAACGGATCATCAGCGCAGGCGGTGCGAGCAGCGAAACCAGCAGGAACGCCGGCAGGCTCCACGGTTTCATCAGCGCCAGCGGCAGGTATTCCGGATCGTCGGGCGTGCCGTACTTGGTTCGCGCGTGGTGGATCGTATGCCCGTCCTCGTACATGAACGACGGGACCAGCATCGGGATGCCGACCAGCAGGTTCCACGTGGTGCGAAAGCCCGGCAGGGCGTCGCGGTGCATGTGCGAGATCTCGTGGATGAACAGCAACGCGCGATAGAGCGCCAGCACCGCAACCACGCCCAGGCCCAGCGCGACCCAGCCGTTGTCGGTCACGATCGCCCCCGCCAGCAAGGCATAACCGACCAGCGCCGAGCCGAGCATGTCGGGCCAGTAGATCGAGCCCTTGGCGGTGTTGAGATCGCGCGTCAGGTCGACCGCAGCGCGCAGCATCGCCTTGTCGTCGGCAATCGGCGCGCGTGCGGTGGCGGCGGAGCCGGTTTCCGGTGCGGTGAAGGTTGCAGGCTGGCTTGCGGTCATAATTGGCTTTTCCGAAAGGTGGACAGGTCCTATCTGCGCCCTTCCCGTGGCGGCATTCAATGGCCTAGGTCAAATTTGCCCCAAACACCCCTGCGCGCAAGACGCGATGAACGAGGCGATGGCCGTG
Above is a window of Tsuneonella mangrovi DNA encoding:
- a CDS encoding fatty acid desaturase family protein; this encodes MTASQPATFTAPETGSAATARAPIADDKAMLRAAVDLTRDLNTAKGSIYWPDMLGSALVGYALLAGAIVTDNGWVALGLGVVAVLALYRALLFIHEISHMHRDALPGFRTTWNLLVGIPMLVPSFMYEDGHTIHHARTKYGTPDDPEYLPLALMKPWSLPAFLLVSLLAPPALMIRYGLLTPLGLLVPPLRRINWERFSTLAINPDYRRRPPSEANRRRFILLEAGAAIWALVLFASIWWLGWRPLLVALAVFSAVAVLNQLRTLVAHLWENEGEPMTVTAQYLDSVNVPPPGLMAELWAPVGLRYHALHHLMPSMPYHSLAEAHRRLARELGADSTYLKANYRGMIPLVGRIAASTMVARK